Proteins encoded together in one Anguilla anguilla isolate fAngAng1 chromosome 9, fAngAng1.pri, whole genome shotgun sequence window:
- the smtlb gene encoding somatolactin beta gives MFSIRMNKVLQGFVWLMLTHRIVGYPMDCKEDQDGTRCPSISLDKLLDRIIQHAELIYRVSEESCTLFEEMYIPSSIRAQLSRGGNACSTRSVPGSKGEIQQISDKWLLHSTLVVIQSWTGPLQSLQITMDLYDNAPDGLLNKTKWMSTKLMNLEQGVTVLIRKMLNEDILVSDPSQNLTHFATQPNMVESVLTDYTLLTCFRKDAHRVETFLKLLKCRQSDRLSCFLY, from the exons ATGTTTTCCATCAGAATGAACAAGG TGCTGCAGGGTTTTGTGTGGCTGATGCTGACTCACAGGATTGTGGGATATCCTATGGACTGCAAGGAGGACCAGGACGGCACGCGCtgcccctccatctccctgGACAAGCTGCTGGACCGAATCATCCAACACGCCGAGCTCATCTACCGTGTCTCTGAGGAGTCATGCACGCTGTTT GAGGAAATGTACATCCCCTCTTCGATACGAGCCCAGCTGAGCCGAGGGGGGAACGCGTGCAGCACCAGATCTGTTCCCGGATCCAAGGGCGAAATCCAGCAGATCTCG GACAAGTGGCTCCTCCATTCGACTCTGGTGGTGATACAGTCCTGGACAGGCCCTCTGCAAAGCCTGCAGATCACGATGGATCTCTACGACAACGCCCCGGACGGGCTGCTCAACAAGACCAAGTGGATGTCCACCAAGCTGATGAACCTGGAGCAGGGAGTGACCGTCCTCATCAGAAAG ATGCTGAATGAAGACATTTTGGTGTCCGACCCCAGCCAGAACCTGACCCACTTCGCGACGCAGCCCAACATGGTGGAGTCGGTGCTGACGGATTACACTCTCCTCACCTGCTTCAGGAAAGACGCCCACAGGGTGGAGACCTTCCTGAAGCTGCTCAAGTGTCGTCAGTCCGACAGGCTCAGCTGCTTCCTGTACTAA